The following proteins come from a genomic window of Oligoflexus sp.:
- a CDS encoding PQQ-binding-like beta-propeller repeat protein — MKSLRLAPWILTLALPACTHTAADTPAAAPDANAPQATAAAVPEAVTGDQPASTAPVAGAAVEAGPSVPVATPSAKAPDVKAGTAPAAPAPQASVSTEAQPCLDVNTPTFTNCRPFRTGMIKMAPELDAQKPIGAIDESGWTMATDVLIGSVDPEWVSAYNLKSKSFVWWLKIPESMTAPADVYGSWAIIPLRDGRLLKVETQTGKQLWETRLSRFVTAKTTLSGNVLLAYSTDQKLYAIDFQTGQHLWVYDTGTTANLLLRAGAGPVVAGSEVIFGTTEGDVRSVSLNSGKENWKLDPSREDFRFKDVVGEIGMGNHQIYAARSDGLVFAVDILNKPNDVLWKETFPSVTASAYRDGTYVVGCINGDLIALQASTGRQLWKVNLGASIKTITIGEKAIFVGGSQGRITAVSGANGQILWHDDLQGVLTRQPIVVDDEIYFATGLKVLYSYKVM, encoded by the coding sequence ATGAAAAGCCTTCGTCTTGCTCCCTGGATTTTAACGCTCGCCTTGCCGGCTTGCACCCATACCGCAGCAGATACCCCAGCGGCAGCTCCTGACGCTAACGCTCCTCAAGCTACGGCCGCGGCCGTGCCTGAGGCTGTTACAGGCGATCAACCGGCATCCACGGCTCCCGTTGCGGGTGCTGCAGTGGAAGCCGGGCCTTCGGTTCCCGTCGCGACGCCTTCTGCGAAAGCTCCGGACGTTAAAGCCGGGACTGCACCAGCGGCGCCTGCGCCTCAAGCTTCGGTTTCCACGGAAGCCCAGCCCTGTTTGGACGTGAACACGCCGACCTTTACGAACTGTCGTCCGTTCCGTACCGGCATGATAAAAATGGCCCCCGAACTCGACGCCCAGAAACCGATAGGCGCGATCGATGAATCCGGCTGGACCATGGCCACCGATGTTCTGATTGGATCGGTCGATCCCGAGTGGGTCAGCGCCTACAATCTGAAATCGAAGTCCTTCGTCTGGTGGCTCAAGATTCCCGAGAGCATGACGGCTCCCGCGGATGTCTACGGCAGCTGGGCGATTATTCCTTTGCGCGATGGCCGTCTTTTGAAGGTGGAAACACAAACCGGCAAGCAGCTGTGGGAAACCCGCCTGAGCCGCTTTGTGACTGCGAAGACGACTCTGTCTGGAAACGTGCTCCTTGCCTATAGCACGGATCAGAAACTCTATGCGATCGACTTCCAAACGGGTCAGCATCTTTGGGTCTATGATACGGGCACCACCGCGAACCTTCTTCTGCGTGCCGGGGCTGGCCCCGTGGTTGCGGGATCGGAAGTGATCTTCGGCACCACCGAAGGCGATGTGCGCTCGGTGAGTTTGAACTCAGGCAAGGAAAACTGGAAACTGGATCCAAGCCGCGAGGACTTCCGCTTCAAGGATGTCGTGGGCGAGATCGGAATGGGCAATCATCAGATCTATGCAGCTCGGAGCGATGGACTGGTCTTCGCAGTGGATATACTCAATAAGCCGAATGATGTGCTGTGGAAGGAAACGTTTCCAAGCGTTACGGCCTCCGCTTATCGCGATGGCACCTATGTCGTCGGCTGTATCAATGGGGATCTGATCGCCCTGCAGGCCAGCACAGGCCGCCAGCTTTGGAAGGTCAACCTCGGAGCTTCCATCAAGACGATTACGATCGGGGAAAAGGCCATTTTCGTCGGCGGAAGCCAGGGCCGCATCACTGCGGTTTCGGGTGCCAATGGTCAGATCCTATGGCACGATGATCTGCAGGGCGTGCTTACGCGGCAGCCGATCGTCGTGGATGATGAGATCTACTTCGCAACCGGGCTCAAGGTTCTTTACAGCTATAAAGTGATGTAA
- a CDS encoding mannose-1-phosphate guanylyltransferase: MTALDAHIYAVILAGGSGTRFWPKSRHLEPKQLCRIGSNDATMLVQTLERLDHLIPPERRLIVTHQDQMETTRRQAEGRCAHFLAEPAAKNTAHALALAALEISRMAPAEGPRPIMISVHADALIKNHEAFTQAVNRMIQTATAEKLTLLGITPEYPETGYGYIEKGQGLRPEAPVYQVNSFREKPDRATAESYIKTGRFLWNSGIFAWRIDTILDELESFLPQSLHSLRQLLEGYGVGSFNEVPRNELARTYNELPSIAIDNGVLEKSQRVAVVEADIGWKDVGSWDALDQCFPTDEKGNLFYGDVIAIDSEGITVDSDTKIVACIGVKDLVVVVSKGAVLVCPKSRAQDVKKIVEELKARGRNDLV; encoded by the coding sequence TTGACAGCTCTAGACGCCCATATTTACGCAGTAATCCTGGCTGGTGGAAGTGGCACACGATTTTGGCCAAAATCCCGGCATTTGGAACCAAAACAGTTGTGTCGCATTGGCTCAAATGACGCCACAATGCTTGTCCAAACTCTCGAACGTCTGGACCATTTGATACCACCGGAAAGACGACTGATCGTAACGCATCAGGATCAAATGGAAACAACGCGCCGCCAGGCCGAAGGACGTTGCGCGCACTTTCTTGCTGAACCAGCCGCGAAAAATACAGCCCATGCACTCGCTCTCGCTGCCCTTGAAATTTCACGCATGGCTCCTGCGGAAGGCCCTCGCCCCATCATGATTTCTGTCCATGCGGACGCTTTGATTAAAAATCACGAAGCCTTTACGCAGGCTGTGAATCGCATGATACAGACCGCGACTGCGGAAAAACTTACTCTGCTTGGCATCACTCCTGAGTATCCCGAGACGGGTTACGGTTACATCGAGAAGGGCCAGGGACTGCGACCCGAGGCTCCTGTGTATCAGGTCAACAGCTTCCGTGAAAAACCGGACCGGGCCACAGCTGAATCCTATATCAAAACAGGACGCTTTCTTTGGAACTCAGGAATTTTCGCCTGGCGTATTGATACCATTCTTGATGAGCTTGAAAGCTTTCTGCCGCAATCACTTCATTCGCTGCGTCAACTTCTTGAGGGGTATGGCGTTGGGAGTTTCAATGAAGTCCCTCGCAATGAACTTGCAAGAACCTATAATGAACTCCCCAGCATAGCCATCGACAACGGCGTTCTTGAAAAAAGCCAGCGCGTGGCTGTCGTGGAAGCGGATATCGGTTGGAAGGATGTCGGCAGCTGGGATGCCCTGGATCAATGCTTCCCCACCGACGAGAAGGGCAATCTCTTCTATGGTGACGTCATTGCCATAGATAGCGAAGGCATCACCGTCGACAGCGATACCAAAATCGTCGCCTGTATTGGCGTCAAGGATCTGGTCGTCGTGGTTTCCAAGGGTGCTGTGCTGGTCTGCCCGAAAAGTCGGGCTCAGGATGTGAAGAAGATCGTGGAAGAATTGAAAGCCCGCGGTCGGAACGATCTTGTTTGA